A window of bacterium genomic DNA:
TGGATGAACTCAATCATCTATCCGATTCGCATCAATAAATATCTTCGCGATAAAGGATTTGCCTCACGTCGGGAAGCCGATGAGCTTATTTCTACAGGGAAAGTACTCGTCAATGGTGCTGTTGCAAAAACAGGTATGCTTGTTCATGAAAGTGACAAGATTGTCTTAAACCAGCCACACCCTAAAAAATATATTTACCTGGCATATCACAAGCCACGAGGACTCCCCACGCAAGGACTTCCGGGAGACAAAAGCGTCATTGTTGACTGGGAGAAGAAAGGGCTTTTCCCTGTCGGACGTTTAGACAAAATGTCGGAGGGGCTTCTTATTCTCACCAACGATGGCAGGGTGACCACAAAAATTCTCGGGGGCGATGCGCAATTTGAAAAAGAATACGTGGCAACCGTTCGAGAAAACCTACGCGCAGGGATTGTCGGAATATTTAAAAAAGGAATGAATACGGACGCACTGGGAAAACTCCTCCCTGCAAATGCAACCCTCGTTGATTCACACACCATCAAAATCATTCTTCATGAAGGAAAGCGCCATCAGATTCGTGTTATGCTCGGAGACCTCGGATATACAATCACATCACTCAAACGTGTTCGTATTGGGCATATCTCGCTTGGTACTATAAAGACTGGTGAAACACGGCCGCTTAGTACAAACGAAATTGATGAGCTTTTTGCGTAACGTTTTAAATTGTGGTTTTTGGAGAGAAAATATATACTATTCTCTACCATGATTACACAAAAATATTTAATTTTAGTGGGAATCGTCTTAGTGATTATAGGAGGCACTCTATTATATCAAGAGTATTCTCTATCCAATAAACAAGTAATGGTCCATGAAATGGGTTCGCGCGTTATGCCATTTTCCCTTGAAAAAACAACGCATGTTTTTAAACAACTCCCCGATGGCGGTATTGAGCAAGTTTTTGTGAAAGACCTCACTAATACGGAGCAAATTGACTTGGTTCAAGCGCATCTCAAATATGAGGTGGATAATTTTCGCCAAGGGAATTTTGAAGACCCAATGACGATCCATGGCGACAATATGCCGGGAGTTAGTGATCTGCGTAAGGGCGCGGCAAAAATTACTTTTACCTATCACGCCTTACCCAATGGAGCGGAAATCGTTTATTCATCAAAAGATCCTGATCTAATTTCTGCAATCCACGTGTGGTTTGATGCGCAAGTGAAAGACCACGGACGAAATGCCATGGAGATGCGCTAAAAAATAATTTTTTTATATATGAACAATACTACTAAACACCTATCTAAAATTGCAGTGTTTGGCGGTGGCTGTTTCTGGTGTACTGAAGCAGTATTTAAAATGCTTCGAGGAGTATCATCAGTGACTCCCGGATACACCGGCGGAACAAAAGAAAACCCAAACTACGGGGATGTATGTGATGGCACCACTGGACATGCGGAAGTTGTGCATATTCTATTTGACCCGCAACAAATTACTTACCGTGACCTGCTCACCGTATT
This region includes:
- a CDS encoding pseudouridine synthase translates to MNSIIYPIRINKYLRDKGFASRREADELISTGKVLVNGAVAKTGMLVHESDKIVLNQPHPKKYIYLAYHKPRGLPTQGLPGDKSVIVDWEKKGLFPVGRLDKMSEGLLILTNDGRVTTKILGGDAQFEKEYVATVRENLRAGIVGIFKKGMNTDALGKLLPANATLVDSHTIKIILHEGKRHQIRVMLGDLGYTITSLKRVRIGHISLGTIKTGETRPLSTNEIDELFA
- a CDS encoding aspartate carbamoyltransferase, yielding MITQKYLILVGIVLVIIGGTLLYQEYSLSNKQVMVHEMGSRVMPFSLEKTTHVFKQLPDGGIEQVFVKDLTNTEQIDLVQAHLKYEVDNFRQGNFEDPMTIHGDNMPGVSDLRKGAAKITFTYHALPNGAEIVYSSKDPDLISAIHVWFDAQVKDHGRNAMEMR